In Chrysemys picta bellii isolate R12L10 chromosome 3, ASM1138683v2, whole genome shotgun sequence, a single genomic region encodes these proteins:
- the RDH14 gene encoding retinol dehydrogenase 14, translated as MKLRVPECKAKGTALANRYLNTRTRRSASGGGLAPAAPWEKRRGGCRSALAGPERWAMAAAALLAAVLGGGLLLIARRYLTGAGRASRGAAAALMRGKTVIVTGANSGLGRATAAELLRMQARVIMCCRDRGRAEQAAREIRAELGAQAEGGELVIRELDLASLRSVRSFCQRVLQEEPRLDVLINNAGIFQCPYMKTEDGFEMQFGVNHLGHFLLTNLLLGLLKSSAPSRIVVVSSRLYKYGEINFEDLNSEISYNKSFGYSRSKLANILFTRELARRLEGTEVTVNVLHPGIVRTNLGRYINIPLLAKPLFNLVSWAFFKTPLEGAQTSIYLASSAEVEGVSGKYFGDCKEEELLPKAMDDLVARKLWDISEVMVGLLK; from the exons ATGAAACTACGAGTCCCAGAATGCAAAGCGAAGGGGACCGCGCTGGCCAATCGGTATCTAAACACCCGTACGCGGCGCTCGGCATCCGGCGGCGGTCTAGCGCCGGCTGCGCCCTGGGAAAAACGCCGGGGCGGGTGTCGTTCGGCCCTTGCTGGCCCAGAGCGCTGGGCTATGGCCGCTGCGGCGCTGCTGGCCGCGGTGTTGGGCGGGGGGCTGCTGCTGATCGCCCGCCGCTACCTGACCGGGGCCGGCCGGGCTTCGCGGGGCGCGGCTGCCGCGCTGATGCGGGGCAAGACGGTGATCGTCACGGGCGCGAacagcgggctgggccgggccacgGCGGCCGAGCTGCTGCGGATGCAGGCCCGGGTGATCATGTGCTGCCGGGACCGCGGCCGGGCCGAGCAGGCGGCCCGCGAGATCCGCGCCGAGCTGGGCGCCCAGGCGGAGGGCGGGGAGCTGGTGATCAGGGAGCTGGACCTGGCCTCGCTGCGCTCCGTGCGCAGCTTCTGCCAGCGGGTGCTGCAG GAAGAGCCGAGACTGGATGTTCTGATCAATAATGCGGGGATATTCCAGTGTCCATACATGAAGACAGAGGATGGTTTCGAGATGCAGTTTGGTGTCAACCACTTGGGTCATTTCTTGCTCACTAACCTCCTCCTTGGCCTCCTCAAAAGTTCTGCCCCAAGCAGGATTGTGGTAGTTTCTTCCAGACTTTACAAATATGGAGAGATCAACTTTGAAGACTTGAACAGTGAGATAAGTTACAATAAAAGTTTTGGCTACAGTCGCAGTAAACTGGCTAACATACTATTCACCAGGGAGCTAGCCCGCCGATTGGAAGGCACAGAAGTCACTGTCAACGTGCTTCATCCCGGTATTGTCCGAACCAATCTAGGCAGATACATAAATATTCCTTTGCTGGCAAAACCCCTCTTCAATTTGGTGTCATGGGCTTTCTTCAAAACCCCATTGGAAGGAGCCCAGACTTCTATTTATTTGGCCTCCTCTGCAGAAGTAGAGGGTGTGTCAGGCAAGTATTTTGGGGATTGCAAAGAGGAGGAATTGCTGCCTAAAGCCATGGATGATTTAGTTGCAAGAAAACTTTGGGATATCAGTGAAGTGATGGTTggattattaaaataa